The Ananas comosus cultivar F153 unplaced genomic scaffold, ASM154086v1, whole genome shotgun sequence region agctgctgctcgGGCCGAGCCAGCGTagcactgctgctgctggttCCTGGTAACAAGCAACAAgggctgctgctgctagctgaTTGTGCGGCTGCTGTGGCGGTGCTGCTCAGCCAGGGAGCagggggaagagggagagagactgAAGTGACcaatcctttttttcttttcttcttctccttgctcccttctttatccttctctcttctctctcgtcGTTCTCTATGTATAGAACAGAAGGGAGGGGATAAGGATGGAAGGGCTTCTGAGCAGCtgtttagtggaattccacCTAAGCCCATGTGTAATGACCACATAATGCCGCCTCGACTTATTCCCGTTTTGCGCAACATCGGATCAAACTACCTTTCATAGGTCTCTTCCGACAAGTCGGCGATTGAGAGCTCAAAATTTCGCTAGGAATGTTCGTTtcttaacaagtccactgaaattttaacatttcagtttcgaccccgtttggtcactgcgaactgtcccgaactgtaatctttatcagataacttccagatgctatttctctctctacaggtgtcagaaaaatctgaaacttcaaatctagccttataaaaatgtttctgacatctctgccaattttcataattttctgacactgtgcgttttctgctaattttctcagtcccgttctttacagaaaattctaaagttttcgttttcactccgatttcatccaaacatgtccaaaagataccaagggaccttcacaagctaccaatttaatttggaagcaatccattttcattttgacatcatttgagCCGAACTAGCACTAGGATCAACGCTATGATCCgaaaactccttttttttttcctttttgcactaccacttcgcactgaacacttcaaaaccctttgaaagcacacccttggcttttccaaaCCTTCACAATTAATTCGGAGAAACCACAATTTATCCTCACgcctttaattcttttaatcaaagttagcatcggaaatccgaaattctctttatatttcgtttcgcgcccaatttgcgccgaaacacttatttatctccagaattcattcacacgcatcacaaatcactcggggatgatgtccaactagctcaatcctcactttgaccctctaggtcaaagttgacatcgcaactccaagtttccatatgttacattctcctcccgttaacaaaagtttcgtccgcgaaacttagatACATCTTATTCCTCATTACTTAACGGATGGAGATAAATTCCAATACTATTCTACAGTTTCTCAATTTCATTTTATACTATACTGATTTCTCCACATCAGTCTCTACGAACACTTTGTTCGCGTTTCCATTCTCAGCTCGTTATCGATGCTTATCGTAGCAAGTCTGATTAATTTATCCATAGGACTAAGCCTTCGCTTTCACGGCCCTACTCACAAGCCACTGGAATGGGTCCACAACACTCGCTTTCAGTATGAACGAGTAAACCAATACCACAATTCGGTTCATAAGTTACCGATCCGCTATAGGCCGATTGCCAAACTCAACCGTGACACGACATAATgcctctcgctcgcaagcgtaaaCCCAATTATCACGAAGTAAAGTTCTCATTTGAGATACCTTATACCTCTACCTACTCCAACTGGGAGCAACCGAGACCCCAAACCACgccaagtcctcgggttgggtcacaaccgcacTCTTAGTGCATCACCGAtttcacgatccaacacgtggcattccacgtactcgggtctatgctcggactaccgtcctgaccaaaactctctgccctacccgtaggtaccgggccgctgcctctcgcagctgactgcgcctgcccaatgggcccaggctccacagtccaaaaagggtccaggcacggatcgtccccaagcactacccgctaacgtcgtcctacacgacatgctcaaTAGAGCTACACACTCTAACGGTTcttaagcacctagtgcgagccaacAGCCCTaagagtgatccatggcccgcttcacacttagccctgctaaagtgctactgccaattcactctTCAGGCTGATCCACAATCCACAATCTACGGACAACTAACTCAAGTGTCCAACACGATCGCATCTCTCGCTAGATAGCACTTCTCAAGTGCTCGTTAGGCAACTTAGCCTACAACTATCATACATAAACACAATTTCCTCAACTGATTTGAGGTACAACTCAATTAACTCGCCAAAACCAGGCGATCATCTAACGACCTCCCAACAGTAACGCCATTACTGTTACGCAATCCCTCGGAATATCATCCGACTTCTCAATGTCATGCGTTCTAGCAAATGAGCTACTAATGAACGAATGCAATGCACCAGTGTCAATAATATACGCGATCTAGTACTATAAAGTAaaacaatacctgccacgacatcgtcgaCCACGGCAGGATCCTCAACCTTAGCTGCAAAGACACGACCACTCGGTGCAGGTCGGGGTGGCTCGTACTGACGCGGCACAAAAGTATGTCCAGCTGACATAGCGGGTGGGGAACCCGCACGCTGCCTCGCAGGCGACTGAACTGAAGCTGTAGGCTGAGCAGATGATGCTCCTCTCGGGCAATCACGACTAATGTGTCCCGGCTGTCCACACTTAAAACATTTACCGTCCTTTTGTGAACAAGCTACCGCTTGATGATTCCCGCCGCAAATCACACATCCCGGGGGTCCCTGATACCTCTGCTGTGGCcgtggataccgagggggtcgTTTAGAGCTCGACTGTCCCCCGGCGCCACTAGTAGTCCGCTTCTTTCCCTTTTCTCTATCAAACGACTCGCGTTCCTCACGCGCAATCGCATttccgcgctccacccaaagcgctcGATCCAGGACTTCCTCAAATGACTTTAACTTTAGAGCACTAATTATCTTAAATATTTCAGGCCGTAACCCCCGCTCGAAGTAATCTGCTCGATCTCTATCAGTATGAACCATGCCTGGTACACAGTTCACCAAATGAGTAAACTCCCGTTCGTACTCCCGTACCGAACGGTTCCCCTGTCTCAACTTCCTAAAATCTTCCTTCATCTTTCTTCTGTCGCTATCTGGGAAGTACTCCATGAATACAATCTCTCTGAACTCCTCCCAGGTAATTGATGAAGTGTTTAGACCTCGGCTTTTCTTGGCCTTTTGCCACCAGATCTGGGCATCCTTCTCAAAACAGTGCGCTGCTAAATGAACCTTATCCTTTTCCAGGGTATATATATCATCAAACAAGGCTTCCATCGATGTGAACCACGTCTCCAATACCCAAGGATCGGCTTCTTTCCCGTCAAACATCGGCGGATTAAACCGCATGAACGCCGTCAGTACTGATAAGGATCGCTCGTGCTCGGCCTTTGTCGCGGCCGAATCAGAACTAGAAGGCCCAGAGACCACAGGAGGAATAAAAGCTGGAGGAGGGGGTACTACCACTGGCGGATCCGGGATAGGTACATCCTGACTCCCAGAAGCTGCTGTTGTCGCCTGTTGCGACACTAGATCCTGCAACCTCTTTATGTTCTCCTCCTGCCTCTGCATAGCCCCTACTAACGCGCTCACCTGAGCACGCAACTCCTGAACCTCATCAGACCCAGACTGCTCTGGCACCTCAAAAGGTGATGCCGGAATGGATCTCGTCACACGTCGCGGTGGCATTTCTCCTGAAACCAACCATTCACATTAGTAAAATAAAaccaatcaagcgaaagcaaTTCAAGTGCATTTATACTCAACCCTTAGCTTTATGTTGTGGCCATTCAACATAACTCTTTTTAGTTGCATATAAATAACACTCGGATCAGCCCCTAATTAACATTAGAGACTTGCTAACAACTAACCCAATTGTTTGGCTTTCGCTATCATTAGattcacgtcactcacgttctTAGTCCCTAGGTTTCCAATCTAAGTcccctaggtcatcctagacttttacTATCACTTGCTGTGATACCACtctatctgtcacgtcccgctatcgccaatttggtcgatccgggcccgcgcacagacgccgaacgaacagcacctcctctgttctatcaaggctcaacaacaacgagtacatgtataaagaaataaataattcccaggatcacatttcaatatacatggcttgcacgaaggcaagcaacaaacacaagtgatagtaaactaactgtacaatgaaattcactgtaatttaaaactttacatagcCGAACTgtataactgaaacatttagttatttacatgctttataatacattcatttacttgtctctgtacatcaaaatagatgatacatgaactcaaaatggtaaCTGCTAAaactctggtgtcagctagctaaACTGCAgggcccttgcctcgatcctcagCTACAAcactcgcactggaacctgtatggttagtggtgtgagaactacaagaaagttctcagtgggttcggctgccgacctcgtcgactcacccactaggtctactcaggcatatgtaggcaagaaaagtaagcAGATAGTAACCacctataacatgtaactactacaatgcctgtacaaagctgaaagaagtaGCAGATATGGAagctgtaaatatgcatgcatgcttttcattaactttaccgaatcttttggttaaccctcTGGTTAACAGCTAGACAAGTATGTTAGTCCcggggcaagtacgttagcccataaatttacccaattcactggttaaccctttggttaataataactcaccaacgaaatccctcacgggccctaagctgcctcccgatgggaccgtctgtcggacaagtacgttagtcctggggcaagtacgttagcccaaaaagtgaccactccggagctcactgcctggggggagcgacctccaCCAGGCTAagaaacagactatgtgagtaagatCTGATCCTCCTTCAGAGGATTCACAACAACTGACAATGCCACAAGTAACTCtgactagctctttatgctagtttcacaattcCATTTTTCGATGCTAACTAAATctctagttagaatgtcaccaagtttactattgttatagtccacgcattcatagggttctatgtccacattctaagGTTCACATGTTCTCAATGTCGATAggaattcacattttcaattaTCATTTGCATAATGTCACTGccaataccctataatgcatgaatacagaagtaaatatgctcaatgaatagcatagacataaaaggtgattcaaatacttcggatagcaccacccacctgtagtggtgtcaatcaACTAAGATCAGGGTCTTGAAAAGCGTCGACAGCTTTCTCTCGCGACTCCGTGCAAATAGAACTAAAACGGCCTCTACCGTAATTAGCGCGTCGTCGACCTGTCGGAAACTCAATTTAGACTCTAGGGCatgtttacttttcacttataaAGAATTAGAAAATATTAAACTAGAGTCATTActcatattttacaagttagcattttaatgctatataaaGCGGCAACTATAGCCGAAAAccttcttttggcgatatctttgcgtaggttcgtcggattgccgaaccgacttcgccaacgcgtttcttttaccctcaatttggtttaaacgcggtcaatttcactttaggactcttattttgcaaaagtgcattgccgGGGTCAGTTTTCATTTAAACCCCGTATTTATAGAAATCCTAACTTATTTTGCATCTTTCTttcgcttctttttctttccttctttctttcttttctttctttcttgctttcttttctcttctttcctttcttttctttcttttctttcttttcttcctttctttcttgctttcttttcttttctttcctttcttttctagcttgctgcccctgcagggcagcagctgctgctgctgacagcagctgctgctgctgacagcagctgctccaagctgctgctgctgcttgtaCTGCTGCTGGCagtagctgctgctgctgctgagcaaGCTGCTACTgcagcttgctgctgctgctgaggctgctgctgctgctgctgcagcttgcggctgctgctgctgttcctgctcacagcagcagcaagggctgctgctgctgctgctgctctagcttgcagcagcagcaagagctgctgctgatgctgttTTCAGCAGTAGGG contains the following coding sequences:
- the LOC109704658 gene encoding uncharacterized protein LOC109704658, with the translated sequence MPPRRVTRSIPASPFEVPEQSGSDEVQELRAQVSALVGAMQRQEENIKRLQDLVSQQATTAASGSQDVPIPDPPVVVPPPPAFIPPVVSGPSSSDSAATKAEHERSLSVLTAFMRFNPPMFDGKEADPWVLETWFTSMEALFDDIYTLEKDKVHLAAHCFEKDAQIWWQKAKKSRGLNTSSITWEEFREIVFMEYFPDSDRRKMKEDFRKLRQGNRSVREYEREFTHLVNCVPGMVHTDRDRADYFERGLRPEIFKIISALKLKSFEEVLDRALWVERGNAIAREERESFDREKGKKRTTSGAGGQSSSKRPPRYPRPQQRYQGPPGCVICGGNHQAVACSQKDGKCFKCGQPGHISRDCPRGASSAQPTASVQSPARQRAGSPPAMSAGHTFVPRQYEPPRPAPSGRVFAAKVEDPAVVDDVVAGIVLLYSTRSRILLTLVHCIRSLVAHLLERMTLRSRMIFRGIA